A single window of Cellulomonas sp. NTE-D12 DNA harbors:
- a CDS encoding beta-ketoacyl-[acyl-carrier-protein] synthase family protein — MTPVPDVVVTGMGATTPLGGDLTSTWNAALAGESGARPFDNDWVERYGLPVTFAATIKVSPRDVLPVPELKKLDPSAQYAMIATREAWADAGSPEVDRERLGVVVSSGIGGIWTTLDAWDTLREKGARRVLPMTVPMLMPNSPTAFVSLELGARAGAHALVSACASGAEAIGYAVEMIRSGRADVVVAGGTEASIHPMPVAAFAASRTLSLRNDDPQAASRPYDVDRDGFVLGEGAGIVVLESAEHAAARGARVYARIAGVGLSSDGYHITSPEPSGDGQIRAMSAALKDSGVAARDVVHVNAHATSTVVGDLIEARSIRGLLGDEADHVALSATKSMTGHLLGGAGALETIFTVLALHDRQAPPTINVDKPDPELVLDLVRSEPRPLPDGQIAAVNNSFGFGGHNVALVVTSA, encoded by the coding sequence ATGACACCCGTACCCGACGTCGTCGTCACCGGGATGGGGGCCACCACGCCCCTCGGCGGTGACCTCACCAGCACGTGGAACGCGGCGCTCGCCGGTGAGTCGGGGGCACGCCCCTTCGACAACGACTGGGTGGAGCGGTACGGGCTCCCCGTCACCTTCGCGGCCACCATCAAGGTGTCGCCGCGGGACGTCCTACCGGTGCCGGAGCTGAAGAAGCTCGACCCGTCGGCCCAGTACGCGATGATCGCGACGCGTGAGGCGTGGGCAGACGCAGGCTCCCCCGAGGTCGACCGCGAACGTCTCGGTGTCGTGGTGTCCTCGGGCATCGGTGGCATCTGGACCACGCTGGACGCGTGGGACACGCTGCGCGAGAAGGGCGCCCGTCGTGTCCTCCCGATGACGGTCCCGATGCTCATGCCGAACTCCCCGACGGCCTTCGTCTCGCTCGAGCTCGGCGCACGGGCCGGGGCGCACGCCCTGGTGTCCGCGTGCGCGAGCGGCGCAGAGGCGATCGGCTACGCCGTGGAGATGATCCGCAGCGGCCGGGCCGACGTCGTGGTCGCCGGCGGTACCGAGGCCTCGATCCACCCCATGCCCGTCGCGGCGTTCGCGGCGTCTCGCACCCTCTCGCTCCGCAACGACGACCCGCAGGCCGCGTCGCGGCCGTACGACGTCGACCGCGACGGGTTCGTGCTCGGCGAGGGCGCCGGCATCGTGGTGCTGGAGAGCGCCGAGCACGCCGCCGCCCGCGGCGCCCGGGTCTACGCCCGGATCGCCGGTGTCGGGCTGTCCTCGGACGGCTACCACATCACGTCGCCCGAGCCGAGCGGCGACGGCCAGATCCGCGCGATGAGCGCCGCGCTGAAGGACTCCGGCGTGGCGGCGCGGGACGTGGTGCACGTCAACGCGCACGCCACCTCGACCGTGGTCGGCGACCTGATCGAGGCGCGGTCCATCCGGGGCCTCCTCGGCGACGAGGCGGACCACGTGGCCCTGTCGGCCACCAAGTCGATGACGGGGCACCTGCTGGGCGGCGCGGGAGCGCTGGAGACGATCTTCACCGTGCTGGCGCTGCACGACCGCCAGGCGCCGCCGACGATCAACGTCGACAAGCCCGACCCCGAGCTGGTGCTGGACCTGGTCCGGTCCGAGCCGCGGCCGCTGCCGGACGGTCAGATCGCCGCGGTGAACAACTCGTTCGGCTTCGGCGGGCACAACGTGGCCCTGGTGGTCACCTCCGCCTGA
- a CDS encoding acyl carrier protein, protein MAYTEQEILAGLAEIVSEETGLPTDSVLPEKSFTDDLDIDSLSMMTIVTLAEEKFSVTIPDDEVKNLATVGDAVSFIAGAQA, encoded by the coding sequence ATGGCGTACACCGAGCAGGAGATCCTGGCCGGCCTGGCCGAGATCGTCAGCGAGGAGACCGGCCTGCCGACCGACTCCGTCCTGCCCGAGAAGTCCTTCACCGACGACCTCGACATCGACTCGCTCTCGATGATGACGATCGTCACGCTGGCCGAGGAGAAGTTCTCGGTCACCATCCCCGACGACGAGGTCAAGAACCTCGCCACCGTCGGCGACGCCGTGTCGTTCATCGCCGGCGCACAGGCCTGA
- a CDS encoding beta-ketoacyl-ACP synthase III yields MTRPTLTQSSGAAHSRILGLGGARGERVVPNDELVGPIDSSDEWIQQRTGIVTRRRAGADVSVLDLAEEAARAAIADAGLTGADIDAVILSTVTYFHQTPAGAAIVADRIGATPAAAYDISAACAGYCYGIGQADALVRAGAARNVLVIGAEKMSEFVDPTDRSISFLLGDGAGAVVVGPSDFPGIGPTVWGSDGGQSQLIRQTHSWLQWREDSSLGWPTLRQEGQSVFKWAVWQMAPIAQKALDAAGVTADQIDVFVPHQANMRIIDLLIKQLKLPETVVVGRDIADTGNTSAASIPLATERLRREGKAKSGDLCLQIGFGAGLVYAAQVVVLP; encoded by the coding sequence GTGACCCGTCCCACCCTGACGCAGTCCAGCGGTGCCGCGCACAGCCGGATCCTCGGTCTCGGAGGCGCACGCGGCGAGCGCGTCGTCCCGAACGACGAGCTGGTCGGCCCGATCGACTCGTCCGACGAGTGGATCCAGCAGCGCACCGGCATCGTCACCCGGCGCCGGGCCGGCGCCGACGTCTCGGTGCTGGACCTCGCCGAGGAGGCGGCCCGCGCCGCGATCGCCGACGCCGGGCTGACCGGTGCGGACATCGACGCGGTGATCCTGTCGACCGTCACCTACTTCCACCAGACGCCGGCCGGCGCCGCGATCGTCGCCGACCGGATCGGTGCGACGCCGGCTGCCGCCTACGACATCTCGGCGGCGTGCGCGGGCTACTGCTACGGCATCGGCCAGGCCGACGCCCTGGTCCGGGCCGGAGCCGCGCGCAACGTGCTGGTGATCGGCGCCGAGAAGATGAGCGAGTTCGTCGACCCGACCGACCGGTCGATCTCGTTCCTGCTGGGCGACGGCGCCGGTGCCGTCGTCGTCGGTCCGTCGGACTTCCCGGGCATCGGCCCGACGGTCTGGGGGTCCGACGGCGGGCAGTCCCAGCTGATCCGGCAGACGCACTCGTGGCTGCAGTGGCGCGAGGACTCCTCGCTCGGCTGGCCGACGCTGCGGCAGGAGGGTCAGTCGGTGTTCAAGTGGGCCGTCTGGCAGATGGCCCCGATCGCGCAGAAGGCGCTGGACGCCGCCGGCGTGACGGCCGACCAGATCGACGTCTTCGTGCCGCACCAGGCGAACATGCGGATCATCGACCTGCTGATCAAGCAGCTGAAGCTGCCCGAGACCGTCGTGGTCGGACGTGACATCGCCGACACCGGCAACACGTCGGCCGCCTCGATCCCCCTGGCGACGGAGCGTCTGCGCCGCGAGGGCAAGGCGAAGTCCGGCGACCTGTGCCTGCAGATCGGCTTCGGCGCGGGGCTGGTGTACGCCGCCCAGGTCGTCGTGCTGCCCTGA
- a CDS encoding ACP S-malonyltransferase: protein MLVVVCPGQGAQSPGMLTPWLEVPGVAPALHRAAEVTGVDLVRHGTTSDADTIRDTAVAQPLLVASALASLRAVLGASEPTAGWTEVVAGRLGGVGGHSVGELAALAISGVVSDDEALRLVAVRGAAMARAAAAGPTTGMSAVLGGDPQEVLTAIARHGLVAANVNGGGQVVAAGPLDRLAALAAEPPAKARIIALQVAGAFHTDVMAPAVADLQAAADQVVPADPTTPLLSNADGELVSSGAEALARVVAQVARPVRWDLCQQTMAEQGVTGLLEVAPGGVLTGLARRTLPGVETVALKSPADLDAARDLVLRHTAPTAKEQQ, encoded by the coding sequence GTGCTCGTCGTCGTCTGCCCCGGCCAGGGTGCCCAGTCCCCCGGCATGCTCACCCCCTGGCTCGAGGTGCCCGGTGTGGCCCCCGCGCTCCACCGCGCCGCGGAGGTGACGGGCGTCGACCTGGTCCGCCACGGCACCACGTCGGACGCCGACACCATCCGCGACACGGCCGTCGCCCAGCCCCTGCTGGTCGCCTCGGCACTCGCGTCGTTGCGAGCGGTCCTCGGCGCCTCCGAGCCCACCGCCGGGTGGACCGAGGTGGTCGCCGGACGACTGGGCGGCGTCGGGGGGCACTCGGTGGGAGAGCTTGCGGCGCTGGCGATCTCGGGCGTGGTGTCCGACGACGAGGCGCTGCGCCTGGTCGCCGTGCGGGGCGCCGCGATGGCACGGGCGGCCGCTGCCGGACCGACCACCGGGATGAGCGCCGTGCTCGGCGGCGACCCGCAGGAGGTGCTGACCGCGATCGCCCGGCACGGGCTCGTGGCCGCCAACGTCAACGGTGGCGGGCAGGTGGTCGCCGCCGGCCCGCTGGACCGCCTCGCGGCGCTGGCCGCAGAGCCGCCGGCCAAGGCGCGGATCATCGCCCTGCAGGTCGCCGGAGCGTTCCACACGGACGTGATGGCCCCCGCGGTGGCTGACCTGCAGGCGGCAGCCGACCAGGTGGTGCCCGCGGACCCGACCACCCCGCTGCTCAGCAACGCCGACGGCGAGCTCGTCTCGTCCGGCGCCGAGGCCCTCGCCCGCGTCGTCGCGCAGGTCGCGCGTCCGGTCCGGTGGGACCTGTGCCAGCAGACGATGGCCGAGCAGGGCGTGACCGGGCTGCTCGAGGTCGCCCCCGGCGGCGTCCTGACCGGACTGGCCCGGCGTACGCTGCCCGGGGTCGAGACCGTCGCGCTGAAGTCGCCGGCCGACCTGGACGCCGCGCGGGACCTCGTGCTGCGGCACACCGCGCCCACCGCGAAGGAGCAGCAGTGA
- a CDS encoding helix-turn-helix domain-containing protein: MAPSPSTSPETQRRVREAAGDLAAATMRRLDADLEWYRALPAEDRSWVGLVAQAGITAFVQWFSDPTRAPAGAGEIFSGAPPELTRSISLQHTLQLVRIGVDVVEAHSDRLAAPGEERELREAVLRYSREVAFSAADVYARAAEVRGAWDARLEALVVDSLVRGDVDDSLRSRVAALGWRGHGAMLVVVGTTTSSLEEVRATDLRRATRREADVLVGIQGDRLVVFLSGDGDLGAVVTSLLPRFGPGPVVVGPPAQDLADCARSARAALAGLQAAAAWANAPRPVQADELLPERVLVGDTTARRQLVARAYAPLAAGQGALLDTLTAYLGTGRSLEAAARSLYVHPNTVRYRLRRVAEITGWDPLDARDSYVLQTSVALGRLDGVAPAS, from the coding sequence GTGGCCCCGTCCCCCTCCACCAGCCCGGAGACGCAGCGCCGCGTGCGGGAGGCCGCGGGCGACCTCGCCGCGGCGACGATGCGCCGCCTCGACGCCGACCTCGAGTGGTACCGGGCACTGCCCGCCGAGGACCGGTCGTGGGTGGGGCTGGTCGCCCAGGCGGGCATCACCGCCTTCGTGCAGTGGTTCTCGGACCCGACCCGCGCACCCGCCGGAGCCGGGGAGATCTTCTCCGGCGCACCGCCCGAGCTCACCCGGTCGATCTCGTTGCAGCACACGCTGCAGCTGGTGCGCATCGGCGTGGACGTCGTCGAGGCGCACAGCGACCGCCTCGCCGCCCCGGGCGAGGAGCGGGAGCTGCGCGAGGCGGTGCTGCGCTACTCCCGCGAGGTCGCCTTCTCGGCGGCGGACGTCTACGCCCGGGCGGCGGAGGTGCGGGGCGCGTGGGACGCCCGCCTCGAGGCGCTGGTCGTCGACTCGCTGGTCCGCGGCGACGTCGACGACTCGCTCCGGTCCAGGGTCGCCGCGCTCGGCTGGCGCGGCCACGGCGCGATGCTCGTGGTGGTCGGCACGACGACGTCCTCGCTGGAGGAGGTTCGCGCCACCGACCTGCGCCGCGCGACGCGTCGCGAGGCCGACGTCCTCGTCGGCATCCAGGGCGACCGCCTCGTCGTGTTCCTCTCCGGCGACGGGGACCTCGGTGCCGTGGTGACCAGCCTGCTGCCGCGGTTCGGTCCGGGGCCCGTCGTGGTGGGGCCGCCGGCCCAGGACCTCGCCGACTGCGCACGCTCGGCCCGGGCAGCGCTGGCCGGTCTCCAGGCGGCCGCGGCCTGGGCGAACGCCCCACGACCGGTCCAGGCGGACGAGCTGCTCCCGGAACGTGTCCTGGTCGGGGACACCACCGCCCGCCGCCAGCTGGTCGCGCGGGCCTACGCGCCGCTCGCCGCGGGCCAGGGCGCCCTGCTCGACACCCTGACCGCGTACCTCGGCACCGGACGTTCGCTCGAGGCCGCGGCGCGGTCGCTCTACGTGCACCCGAACACGGTCCGGTACCGCCTGCGTCGCGTCGCGGAGATCACGGGCTGGGACCCGCTGGATGCACGCGACTCGTACGTGCTCCAGACGTCGGTCGCGCTCGGGCGCCTCGACGGCGTGGCGCCCGCGAGCTGA
- the aceE gene encoding pyruvate dehydrogenase (acetyl-transferring), homodimeric type, producing the protein MASIDETGPLIGGLLSQVPDIDPEETGEWLESLDGLIDSEGGPRARYVLMSMLRHARQRNVAIPASLNTPYVNTIAVHNEPYFPGDEVMERQYRRLIRWNAAVMVTRAQRPGVAVGGHISSYASVATLYEVGLNHFFRGKDHPGGGDQVYFQGHASPGVYARAFLEGRLSAEQLDGFRQELSHPGGGLPSYPHPRLLPDLWEFPTVSMGLGPSSAIYQAWTNRYLHERGIKDTSQQDVWAFLGDGEMDEPESRGMLQLASSQGLDNLTFVVNCNLQRLDGPVRGNGKIIQELEAQFRGAGWNVIKVIWGREWDVLLNADKDRALVNLMNVTPDGDFQTYRAEDGAFIREHFFGRDPRTKKLVENMTDDDIWALKRGGHDYRKVYAAYKAAREHTGQPTVILAHTIKGYGLGSGFAGRNATHQMKKLKVDELKTLRDTLHLPITDAQLEENPYLPPYYNPGPDDEAIQYMLERRRQLGGFVPERRATYKPLVLPEPKVYERLAKGSGTQQVATTMALVQLFKDLVKDKAIGSRLVPIVPDEARTFGLDALFPSAKIFNTLGQHYMAVDRELMLSYKESPSGQIMHTGINEAGSASAFQATGTSYATHGEPLIPFYFYYSMFGFQRTGDQFWAAGDQMARGFLVGATAGRTTLTGEGLQHADGHSPVLAATMPHVVHYDPAYGYEIRHIVRDGIERMYGDGTDGRDPNVVYYLTVYNEPMPQPAEPENVDVEGILRGIYLVSPAEGDGPRAQILASGVGVPWALEAQQLLAEDWGVRAAVWSVTSWNELRRDGLAADEHAFLHPGEPARVPYLTAKLAGAEGPFVATSDFDHLVPDQVRAWIPGRYATLGADGFGFSDTRAAARRHFKIDGPSVAVRVLQQLVAEGAVDPSLPGQAIERYRLYDVTAGTSGATGGDS; encoded by the coding sequence GTGGCGTCGATCGACGAGACGGGTCCCCTCATCGGCGGACTTCTCAGCCAGGTTCCGGACATCGACCCCGAGGAGACCGGGGAGTGGCTCGAGTCGCTGGACGGGCTGATCGACTCGGAGGGCGGTCCCCGCGCTCGCTACGTGCTGATGAGCATGCTGCGGCACGCCCGGCAGCGGAACGTCGCGATCCCGGCCTCTCTCAACACGCCGTACGTGAACACGATCGCGGTGCACAACGAGCCGTACTTCCCCGGTGACGAGGTGATGGAGCGCCAGTACCGGCGCCTGATCCGCTGGAACGCGGCCGTGATGGTGACCCGCGCGCAGCGGCCCGGCGTCGCCGTCGGCGGGCACATCTCGTCGTACGCGTCCGTCGCGACGCTCTACGAGGTCGGCCTCAACCACTTCTTCCGCGGCAAGGACCACCCGGGCGGCGGTGACCAGGTCTACTTCCAGGGCCACGCCTCCCCCGGCGTGTACGCCCGCGCCTTCCTCGAGGGCCGTCTGAGCGCCGAGCAGCTCGACGGGTTCCGCCAGGAGCTGTCCCACCCGGGCGGCGGTCTGCCGTCCTACCCGCACCCCCGCCTGCTGCCCGACCTGTGGGAGTTCCCGACCGTGTCCATGGGCCTCGGCCCGTCGTCGGCGATCTACCAGGCGTGGACCAACCGCTACCTGCACGAGCGCGGCATCAAGGACACCAGCCAGCAGGACGTGTGGGCGTTCCTCGGCGACGGCGAGATGGACGAGCCGGAGTCGCGCGGCATGCTGCAGCTCGCCTCGTCGCAGGGCCTGGACAACCTGACGTTCGTCGTCAACTGCAACCTGCAGCGGCTGGACGGTCCGGTGCGCGGCAACGGCAAGATCATCCAGGAGCTCGAGGCGCAGTTCCGTGGCGCCGGCTGGAACGTCATCAAGGTGATCTGGGGCCGCGAGTGGGACGTCCTGCTCAACGCGGACAAGGACCGCGCCCTGGTCAACCTGATGAACGTCACCCCGGACGGCGACTTCCAGACGTACCGGGCGGAGGACGGCGCGTTCATCCGCGAGCACTTCTTCGGCCGCGACCCGCGGACCAAGAAGCTCGTCGAGAACATGACGGACGACGACATCTGGGCGCTCAAGCGTGGCGGCCACGACTACCGCAAGGTGTACGCGGCCTACAAGGCCGCCCGCGAGCACACCGGTCAGCCGACGGTCATCCTCGCCCACACCATCAAGGGCTACGGGCTCGGCTCCGGGTTCGCCGGCCGCAACGCGACGCACCAGATGAAGAAGCTCAAGGTCGACGAGCTGAAGACCCTCCGCGACACGTTGCACCTGCCCATCACGGACGCGCAGCTCGAGGAGAACCCGTACCTCCCGCCGTACTACAACCCGGGTCCGGACGACGAGGCCATCCAGTACATGCTGGAGCGGCGTCGTCAGCTGGGCGGCTTCGTCCCGGAGCGCCGCGCGACGTACAAGCCGCTGGTCCTGCCGGAGCCCAAGGTGTACGAGCGGCTGGCCAAGGGCTCGGGCACGCAGCAGGTGGCCACGACGATGGCCCTGGTCCAGCTGTTCAAGGACCTGGTCAAGGACAAGGCCATCGGCTCCCGCCTGGTGCCGATCGTCCCGGACGAGGCCCGCACGTTCGGCCTCGACGCCCTCTTCCCGAGCGCCAAGATCTTCAACACGCTCGGGCAGCACTACATGGCGGTCGACCGTGAGCTGATGCTCTCCTACAAGGAGTCGCCGTCCGGCCAGATCATGCACACCGGCATCAACGAGGCCGGTTCCGCCTCGGCGTTCCAGGCCACGGGCACCAGCTACGCCACGCACGGCGAGCCGCTGATCCCGTTCTACTTCTACTACTCGATGTTCGGGTTCCAGCGGACCGGCGACCAGTTCTGGGCCGCCGGCGACCAGATGGCCCGCGGGTTCCTGGTCGGCGCCACCGCGGGCCGGACCACCCTGACCGGTGAGGGTCTGCAGCACGCCGACGGCCACTCGCCGGTGCTGGCCGCGACCATGCCGCACGTCGTCCACTACGACCCGGCGTACGGGTACGAGATCCGGCACATCGTGCGGGACGGCATCGAGCGCATGTACGGCGACGGGACCGACGGGCGCGACCCGAACGTCGTCTACTACCTGACCGTCTACAACGAGCCGATGCCGCAGCCCGCGGAGCCGGAGAACGTGGACGTCGAGGGCATCCTGCGCGGCATCTACCTGGTCAGCCCGGCCGAGGGCGACGGACCCCGCGCCCAGATCCTCGCGTCCGGCGTGGGCGTCCCGTGGGCGCTCGAGGCGCAGCAGCTGCTCGCCGAGGACTGGGGCGTGCGCGCCGCGGTCTGGTCGGTGACCAGCTGGAACGAGCTGCGCCGCGACGGCCTCGCCGCCGACGAGCACGCCTTCCTGCACCCCGGCGAGCCGGCACGCGTGCCGTACCTGACCGCCAAGCTCGCCGGTGCGGAGGGCCCGTTCGTCGCGACGTCGGACTTCGACCACCTGGTCCCCGACCAGGTGCGCGCGTGGATCCCCGGCCGGTACGCCACCCTCGGTGCCGACGGGTTCGGGTTCTCGGACACGCGCGCCGCCGCACGCCGCCACTTCAAGATCGACGGTCCGTCGGTCGCCGTGCGGGTGCTGCAGCAGCTGGTCGCCGAGGGTGCGGTGGACCCGTCCCTGCCGGGCCAGGCCATCGAGCGGTACCGGCTCTACGACGTCACGGCCGGCACCTCGGGCGCCACGGGCGGCGACAGCTGA
- a CDS encoding DUF3052 domain-containing protein — protein sequence MSSTADDAAAQAAHLGFISGQVIQEFGYDDDVDEDLRRGLEALTGSELVDEDYDDVTDGALIWFREDDGDLTDALVDAMTVLDGAGPIWVLTPKAGRAGHVSHSDIEEAATTSGLHAMSTFSIAPDWSATRLATRGRGR from the coding sequence GTGTCATCCACCGCGGACGACGCAGCCGCGCAGGCGGCGCATCTGGGTTTCATCTCCGGGCAGGTGATCCAGGAGTTCGGTTACGACGACGACGTCGACGAGGACCTGCGCCGGGGGCTCGAGGCCCTGACGGGTTCGGAGCTGGTCGACGAGGACTACGACGACGTCACCGACGGCGCCCTGATCTGGTTCCGGGAGGACGACGGCGACCTGACCGACGCCCTGGTGGACGCCATGACGGTGCTGGACGGCGCCGGACCGATCTGGGTGCTGACGCCCAAGGCCGGCCGTGCCGGCCACGTGTCGCACAGCGACATCGAGGAGGCCGCCACGACGTCGGGCCTGCACGCGATGTCGACCTTCTCGATCGCCCCGGACTGGTCCGCCACGCGGCTGGCGACCCGCGGCCGGGGTCGCTGA
- a CDS encoding Nif3-like dinuclear metal center hexameric protein, whose amino-acid sequence MSASSPPPPGTPTLAQVVRALDGRYPPATAQSWDSVGLVVGDPEQAVRRVLFAVDPVAAVVDEALEWGADLVVTHHPLFLRPVHSVAVTTFKGSVVHRLLRGGAALYNAHTNADAAADGVADALAAAVGLVDTRPLVADPGPALDKHVVFVPVGGAEQLVDAMAAAGAGALGEYSRCAWSSTGEGTFVPSGDAHPAVGAPGERAHVVEARVEMVATRDRRAAVVAAMRSAHPYEEPAFDVLELAALPGGTGLGRVGRLPTPTTLDAFARAVAAALPATPQGVRYAGASDLRVESVAVLGGSGDSELDAVRAAGVDVYVTSDLRHHPASEQRERALFESPTGVPALVDTAHFASEWPWLRRAAAALERDLGAVGATVSTRVSTLRTDPWTARVDGPAPLAGASEGDS is encoded by the coding sequence ATGAGCGCCTCGAGCCCACCACCCCCCGGTACGCCGACGCTGGCGCAGGTGGTCCGTGCGCTCGACGGGCGGTATCCGCCCGCGACGGCACAGTCGTGGGACTCCGTGGGCCTCGTCGTCGGGGACCCGGAACAGGCCGTGCGGCGGGTGCTGTTCGCCGTCGACCCCGTCGCCGCCGTCGTGGACGAGGCGCTGGAGTGGGGCGCCGATCTGGTCGTCACCCACCACCCCCTCTTCCTGCGCCCCGTGCACTCCGTCGCCGTGACGACCTTCAAGGGGTCGGTCGTGCACCGGCTGCTGCGCGGCGGCGCCGCGCTGTACAACGCCCACACGAACGCCGACGCGGCCGCCGACGGCGTCGCCGACGCCCTGGCGGCGGCGGTCGGCCTCGTGGACACCCGGCCTCTGGTCGCGGACCCGGGACCCGCGCTCGACAAGCACGTGGTGTTCGTGCCCGTGGGCGGCGCGGAGCAGCTGGTCGACGCGATGGCGGCCGCGGGTGCGGGAGCGTTGGGCGAGTACAGCCGGTGCGCGTGGTCGAGCACGGGCGAGGGCACGTTCGTGCCGTCCGGGGACGCGCACCCGGCTGTCGGGGCACCGGGGGAGCGGGCGCACGTCGTGGAGGCGCGGGTCGAGATGGTCGCGACCCGCGACCGGCGCGCGGCCGTGGTCGCCGCGATGCGCTCCGCGCACCCGTACGAGGAGCCGGCGTTCGACGTGCTGGAGCTCGCGGCGCTGCCGGGCGGCACAGGTCTCGGTCGGGTCGGGCGACTGCCCACCCCGACGACCCTCGACGCCTTCGCACGTGCGGTCGCGGCGGCCCTGCCGGCCACACCCCAGGGTGTGCGGTACGCCGGTGCGTCCGACCTTCGCGTCGAGAGTGTGGCGGTGCTCGGCGGCTCGGGCGACAGCGAGCTCGATGCCGTCCGCGCGGCCGGGGTGGACGTGTACGTGACGTCCGACCTGCGCCACCACCCCGCCTCCGAGCAGCGCGAGCGTGCGCTGTTCGAGTCGCCGACGGGCGTCCCCGCGCTGGTCGACACCGCGCACTTCGCCTCGGAGTGGCCGTGGTTGCGCCGCGCCGCAGCGGCGCTCGAACGAGACCTCGGCGCGGTGGGCGCTACCGTGAGCACCCGCGTCAGCACCCTGCGCACCGATCCGTGGACCGCCCGTGTGGACGGTCCGGCGCCGCTGGCCGGCGCATCCGAAGGAGACTCGTGA
- a CDS encoding C4-type zinc ribbon domain-containing protein, whose product MTTAPAADQHRLLEVQELDTRLDQNAHRRRTLPVLERISELAAQLADLDTALVTSRTAAGDLRRELSKAETDVEQVRSRAVRDQARLQAGAGAKDAQALTSEIESLARRQADLEEVELAVMERLEAHTAALAELEKAHAALVEQQSASAAEREQAERELDDEAGRLRAERQNAATGLDAGLLALYERLRGQLGGRGAAALRGRQCDGCRMELNPLDLERIRSAAEDQVVRCEECGRILVR is encoded by the coding sequence GTGACCACAGCCCCCGCCGCCGACCAGCACCGCCTCCTCGAGGTGCAGGAGCTCGACACGCGTCTGGACCAGAACGCGCACCGCCGCCGGACCCTGCCGGTGCTCGAGCGGATCAGCGAGCTGGCGGCACAGCTCGCGGACCTGGACACGGCGCTGGTCACGTCACGCACGGCGGCGGGAGACCTGCGCCGGGAGCTGTCGAAGGCGGAGACCGACGTCGAGCAGGTGCGCAGCCGGGCCGTGCGGGACCAGGCGCGCCTGCAGGCGGGCGCCGGCGCCAAGGACGCGCAGGCGCTGACCAGCGAGATCGAGAGCCTGGCCCGGCGGCAGGCCGACCTGGAGGAGGTCGAGCTCGCGGTGATGGAGCGCCTGGAGGCGCACACGGCCGCGCTGGCCGAGCTCGAGAAGGCGCACGCGGCGCTGGTCGAGCAGCAGTCCGCGTCGGCGGCCGAGCGGGAGCAGGCAGAGCGCGAGCTGGACGACGAGGCAGGCCGGCTGCGGGCGGAGCGCCAGAACGCGGCGACCGGCCTGGATGCCGGCCTGCTCGCGTTGTACGAGCGGCTCCGCGGGCAGCTCGGAGGTCGCGGGGCGGCGGCGCTGCGCGGCCGGCAGTGCGACGGGTGCCGGATGGAGCTCAACCCGCTCGACCTGGAGCGGATCCGGTCGGCGGCGGAGGACCAGGTGGTCCGGTGCGAGGAGTGCGGGCGGATCCTCGTCCGCTGA
- a CDS encoding histidine phosphatase family protein, which translates to MSSLLPASGDPSSSSAAAGTPAADSSSGRRAPRPSGAGVRFDEEEPVTVVLVRHGQTAMTVSRGYSGSSEPGPPLDETGRRQAADVAALVDRVGRDLWGDVAYPSRVIASPMVRTQQTAAVVAERLGLHVETDATFQEADFGAWQGLTAEQVEERWPGRLEPWHTLGTVRPPDGESIADVGERVRAGLDRLQAAGEGRTVVVVSHAVAIRAMLGVTMGAAPGSWSQLRVAPASVSIVRLFSDKRDEIAVAGVPSEGWAR; encoded by the coding sequence GTGAGCTCCCTGCTCCCCGCGTCCGGGGACCCCTCGTCGTCCTCCGCGGCTGCCGGCACTCCGGCAGCCGACAGCTCCTCGGGTCGGCGCGCACCTCGCCCGTCCGGGGCGGGCGTGCGGTTCGACGAGGAGGAACCGGTCACCGTCGTGCTGGTGCGGCACGGGCAGACGGCGATGACCGTCTCACGCGGGTACTCCGGCTCGAGCGAGCCGGGACCGCCGCTGGACGAGACGGGCCGGCGCCAGGCGGCCGACGTGGCGGCGCTCGTCGACCGGGTCGGGCGGGACCTGTGGGGTGACGTCGCCTACCCGAGCCGGGTGATCGCGTCGCCGATGGTGCGCACGCAGCAGACCGCGGCTGTGGTGGCGGAACGGCTCGGGCTGCACGTCGAGACCGACGCCACCTTCCAGGAGGCCGACTTCGGAGCGTGGCAGGGGCTGACCGCGGAACAGGTCGAGGAGCGGTGGCCCGGTCGGCTCGAGCCGTGGCACACGCTCGGCACGGTCCGACCGCCCGACGGCGAGTCGATCGCGGACGTCGGTGAGCGGGTGCGCGCCGGACTGGACCGGCTTCAGGCGGCCGGCGAGGGTCGCACCGTGGTGGTGGTCAGCCACGCGGTGGCCATCCGGGCGATGCTCGGCGTGACGATGGGGGCCGCACCGGGGTCGTGGTCACAGCTGCGGGTGGCACCGGCCTCCGTCAGCATCGTCCGGCTGTTCAGCGACAAGCGCGACGAGATCGCGGTGGCCGGGGTGCCGAGCGAGGGCTGGGCGCGCTGA